One genomic segment of Prochlorococcus marinus str. MIT 0919 includes these proteins:
- the rpmG gene encoding 50S ribosomal protein L33 has product MAKKGTRIIVTLECTESRSVPSSEKRSPGVSRYTTEKNRRNTTERLELKKFCPELNKMTIHREIK; this is encoded by the coding sequence ATGGCAAAAAAAGGTACCAGGATAATTGTCACCTTAGAGTGTACTGAGTCTCGCTCGGTTCCTAGTTCAGAGAAGCGTTCTCCTGGAGTTTCAAGATACACAACAGAAAAAAACCGTAGAAACACAACTGAGAGGCTGGAACTTAAGAAGTTTTGTCCAGAGTTAAATAAGATGACTATCCACAGAGAAATTAAATAA
- a CDS encoding THUMP domain-containing class I SAM-dependent RNA methyltransferase — protein sequence MKVLAVLPPGLETEGANELQALGALDVKPFKGSVFFQADLSCLYRVNLLARLPFRFLREIARFSCRSPKELYWNIQNAFNWNIWLHPSKTFRVDVSGISDLLPHTHFTALQVKNALVDFQRNNWGHRSDIDTEEPDICFHLHLNGHEAVLSLDTAAFSLHRRGYRPAMGLAPLKENLAAGLIRLTGWDFSTPLVDPLCGSGILLIEAVSMAIGIAPGLNRSYLFENWPDFDSDLWDSQKDFAQGKALSRPKISKIIGCEKDFNVANQAKDNIKEAGLEQFIEIHNSDFGDLELPNQKGFLVCNPPYGKRSGSEEDLPSLYQKLGSFCKQNASGWQLWLLSGNPNLSRYLYLKANKRVPISNGGIDCRWLHYSIK from the coding sequence ATGAAAGTCTTAGCTGTTTTACCACCAGGTCTTGAAACTGAAGGGGCAAATGAATTGCAGGCTTTAGGAGCTTTAGATGTTAAACCCTTTAAGGGGAGTGTATTTTTTCAAGCAGATTTGAGTTGCTTATATAGGGTAAATCTTTTAGCTAGACTTCCATTTCGTTTTTTAAGAGAAATTGCTCGTTTCTCTTGTCGAAGCCCAAAAGAACTTTATTGGAATATTCAAAATGCATTTAATTGGAATATATGGTTACACCCTTCTAAAACTTTTCGAGTAGATGTTTCGGGTATTAGTGATTTATTGCCTCATACACACTTCACAGCTTTGCAAGTTAAAAATGCTCTCGTCGATTTTCAACGAAATAATTGGGGGCATCGGTCAGACATAGATACAGAAGAACCAGATATTTGTTTTCATTTGCACCTAAATGGTCATGAAGCCGTTTTGAGCCTTGATACAGCAGCATTCAGCCTTCATAGAAGAGGTTATCGACCCGCTATGGGTCTAGCCCCATTGAAAGAGAATCTTGCTGCTGGATTAATACGATTAACTGGATGGGATTTTTCGACACCGTTAGTTGATCCATTATGTGGCTCAGGTATTTTATTAATAGAAGCCGTAAGTATGGCTATTGGAATAGCACCTGGATTAAATAGATCTTATCTTTTTGAAAATTGGCCAGATTTTGATTCAGATTTGTGGGATTCTCAAAAGGATTTTGCTCAAGGAAAAGCTTTATCTAGGCCAAAAATATCTAAGATCATTGGTTGCGAGAAAGATTTCAATGTAGCTAACCAAGCAAAAGACAATATTAAAGAAGCTGGATTGGAACAATTTATTGAAATTCACAATAGTGATTTTGGTGATCTGGAACTACCCAATCAGAAAGGTTTTCTTGTATGCAACCCCCCGTATGGTAAAAGAAGTGGAAGTGAAGAAGACTTGCCAAGTCTTTATCAAAAATTAGGTTCTTTTTGTAAGCAAAATGCATCTGGTTGGCAACTTTGGTTGCTGAGTGGAAATCCAAACTTAAGTAGATATTTATATCTAAAAGCTAATAAACGTGTTCCTATTAGCAATGGAGGCATTGACTGTCGATGGTTACATTATTCAATTAAATGA
- a CDS encoding ABC transporter ATP-binding protein, which translates to MAVLRSKTYRLLLSLFKTLPKKRQKSLIRLLPLSITTATADVIVVALIGRIFTLIAGQENAPTIPLGNLFPENPNTKILILVFIYIGMNWVANFLKLFLIGQQSRLKALIYKDLSAIALRNTLLSPYEYFIGQKNSDISTTALVVIRRVSEESVLAVLEVLSTIFSIVFVSIAVIAITKKAAIYIIISMVICYLVFTFSITPFIRFSNRKRNELEKATNNIFTESMRTIIDVHLTSSESYFENKYQRVGDKVIPYVWKAQALSQAPRALLEAFGITLIFLIGMSPVIKSGETANVLEVLPFIATIAYASLKLTPPLQSLFKSLTVLRSGTPDLEEMIKLIKQKDNRITINSNSVPSPKGIEPKKYIRLNKINYKYPKSDDLILKNISMTIPVGARIAFVGKTGSGKTTTANQLLGLLRPITGSLQIDGVDVTESEIPAWQACCSYVPQYINLLNSNVLENVAYGIPTEKIDIDRVWDSLQAAQIADLICQMPEGIYTEIGENGIQLSGGQRQRISIARAFYRKSKLLILDEATSSLDNNTEAQVMESIEIIGRRSTIIVIAHRISTVTESDCIYEFENGRIKASGNFEILREKSASFQEMTNNKEYNQIL; encoded by the coding sequence ATGGCCGTTTTGCGAAGTAAAACCTACAGGCTACTGCTGAGTCTTTTTAAGACTCTGCCTAAAAAAAGACAGAAGTCCTTAATTCGCCTATTGCCGTTATCGATTACAACGGCAACTGCTGATGTAATAGTTGTTGCCTTAATAGGACGAATATTCACATTAATAGCTGGTCAGGAGAATGCCCCTACGATTCCGCTAGGAAATCTCTTCCCAGAGAATCCAAACACGAAGATATTAATACTTGTTTTCATATATATAGGCATGAATTGGGTAGCTAACTTTCTAAAATTATTTTTGATAGGGCAGCAAAGCAGACTTAAAGCACTTATCTATAAAGACCTTTCCGCAATAGCCTTAAGAAACACCTTGTTAAGTCCATATGAATATTTTATAGGCCAAAAAAATAGCGATATATCAACAACAGCATTGGTTGTCATTAGAAGAGTATCTGAAGAAAGTGTTTTAGCGGTTCTAGAAGTTTTAAGTACAATTTTTTCAATAGTATTTGTCTCTATAGCTGTAATAGCTATTACTAAAAAAGCTGCAATCTATATAATAATCAGCATGGTAATATGTTACCTAGTATTTACTTTCTCCATTACTCCTTTTATAAGATTTTCAAATCGTAAAAGGAATGAACTTGAAAAAGCCACAAACAATATTTTTACGGAATCAATGAGAACAATAATAGATGTTCATCTAACAAGTTCTGAAAGTTATTTTGAAAATAAATATCAACGTGTCGGTGATAAGGTTATACCCTATGTATGGAAAGCACAAGCATTATCTCAAGCACCACGTGCTTTATTAGAAGCATTTGGAATTACATTAATATTCTTAATAGGTATGTCACCAGTTATTAAGAGTGGGGAAACGGCAAATGTTCTTGAAGTCCTTCCTTTTATTGCCACAATTGCTTATGCATCATTAAAACTTACACCTCCTCTTCAATCACTTTTCAAAAGTTTAACTGTACTGAGGTCAGGAACACCAGATTTGGAAGAGATGATCAAATTAATTAAGCAAAAAGATAATAGAATAACAATTAATTCTAATTCCGTACCTTCACCAAAAGGGATAGAGCCAAAAAAATATATTAGACTAAATAAAATTAATTATAAATATCCCAAAAGTGATGACTTGATTCTCAAAAATATAAGTATGACTATACCCGTAGGTGCAAGAATAGCATTTGTAGGCAAAACAGGAAGCGGGAAAACAACAACGGCAAACCAACTATTAGGATTGCTAAGGCCAATTACAGGATCTCTCCAAATTGATGGAGTTGATGTTACAGAATCAGAGATTCCGGCATGGCAGGCATGTTGTTCTTATGTACCTCAATATATAAATCTTCTAAACAGTAATGTCTTAGAAAATGTTGCTTATGGAATACCTACTGAAAAAATTGATATAGATAGAGTTTGGGATTCATTACAAGCGGCACAAATAGCTGATCTAATTTGTCAAATGCCTGAAGGAATTTACACAGAAATTGGTGAAAATGGTATTCAATTATCGGGTGGGCAGAGGCAAAGAATATCTATTGCTAGAGCATTTTATAGAAAGTCAAAGTTATTAATTTTAGACGAAGCCACAAGTTCTCTAGACAATAATACAGAGGCGCAAGTGATGGAGTCTATAGAAATTATTGGAAGAAGAAGTACAATAATTGTAATTGCACATAGAATATCAACTGTTACAGAGTCTGATTGTATCTATGAGTTTGAGAATGGAAGAATAAAAGCTTCGGGTAATTTTGAAATTCTTAGAGAAAAATCTGCTTCGTTTCAAGAGATGACCAATAATAAAGAATACAACCAAATCCTTTAA
- the argJ gene encoding bifunctional glutamate N-acetyltransferase/amino-acid acetyltransferase ArgJ has protein sequence MSTSKLSLWTPIPGGVTAPEGFSASGIAAGLKPSGNLDLALILAPEGSICAGAFTQSIVRASCVDLSRDRLKSTFGKVRAVLINSGQANACTGERGLLDTLSASSKLADLLGLKNDQVVMCSTGVIGEPIAMPNLLSGLEKLVASLNDEDGTNAANAILTTDLVTKQIAFERILGDTKVKVGGMAKGSGMIHPDMATMLGFLTCNIGVPYPIWSEMVKEAVNNSFNSITVDGDTSTNDTFLAFSAGPPLHTKYFDLLQDGLNMVTQSLAKSIVRDGEGSNCLIEVQVDDAHDSASALKMARTICSSSLVKTAVHGSDPNWGRILAAAGRSEVSFDPDQISLWIGSHQLIQNGFPIDFDRDQVSIYMKSKLQNISDQNNTLLIRLSLGNGVSQGVAWGCDLSEEYVRINADYTT, from the coding sequence TTGAGCACTTCCAAATTATCGCTATGGACTCCTATCCCGGGCGGTGTAACTGCTCCGGAGGGATTTAGCGCGTCAGGAATTGCTGCGGGGTTAAAACCTTCTGGCAATCTAGATCTTGCATTAATTCTCGCTCCTGAAGGTTCTATATGTGCAGGTGCTTTTACACAATCAATAGTTAGAGCATCATGTGTTGATCTTTCTAGAGATAGGTTAAAAAGCACTTTTGGAAAAGTAAGAGCAGTTCTCATTAATTCTGGTCAGGCAAACGCTTGTACAGGTGAGAGAGGTTTACTTGATACTTTGAGCGCTTCATCGAAATTAGCTGATCTTTTAGGGCTAAAAAATGATCAGGTTGTAATGTGCTCTACAGGTGTGATTGGAGAGCCAATCGCAATGCCTAATTTACTTTCAGGCTTAGAAAAACTTGTTGCAAGCTTGAACGATGAGGATGGAACTAACGCAGCTAACGCAATATTGACTACGGATTTAGTCACTAAACAAATAGCTTTTGAAAGAATTTTAGGAGATACAAAAGTCAAAGTTGGTGGAATGGCTAAAGGTTCTGGGATGATTCATCCCGATATGGCAACTATGCTTGGATTTTTGACTTGTAATATAGGCGTGCCTTATCCAATTTGGTCTGAAATGGTTAAAGAGGCTGTTAACAACTCATTTAATTCAATAACGGTTGATGGAGACACAAGTACTAACGATACTTTTTTAGCTTTTTCTGCAGGACCTCCTTTGCATACTAAATATTTTGACTTACTACAAGATGGTTTGAATATGGTTACTCAATCTTTAGCTAAATCCATTGTTAGGGACGGTGAGGGTTCTAATTGTTTGATAGAAGTTCAAGTTGATGATGCACATGACTCTGCATCTGCTTTAAAAATGGCCAGGACTATTTGCAGTTCTTCTTTAGTGAAAACTGCCGTTCATGGTTCAGATCCCAATTGGGGGAGAATCTTAGCGGCTGCAGGTCGCTCAGAAGTAAGCTTTGATCCTGATCAAATATCATTGTGGATCGGCTCTCATCAATTAATACAAAATGGGTTTCCTATAGATTTTGATAGGGATCAAGTCTCTATTTATATGAAAAGCAAATTGCAAAATATTAGTGATCAAAATAATACTTTATTGATTAGGTTAAGTCTTGGGAATGGTGTTTCGCAAGGTGTTGCATGGGGATGTGACCTTTCAGAAGAATATGTCAGAATTAATGCCGATTACACTACATAG
- a CDS encoding phage holin family protein: MENHHQTNKQKLGAAARVTALASSVMDLHVRIALQEMDREKRRLISGGIFLATGGILMLFALIACEILLGLWLQSRTNLNFEGTLIVLSLINITIAGACLRLGGHLAKGPYLPETLEGITKTTKAVFGKP; this comes from the coding sequence ATGGAAAATCATCATCAAACAAACAAACAAAAATTAGGAGCAGCAGCAAGAGTAACAGCTCTTGCAAGTTCAGTTATGGACCTTCACGTCCGAATTGCCTTGCAAGAAATGGATAGAGAAAAACGTCGATTAATCAGTGGAGGTATTTTTCTTGCTACAGGGGGAATACTGATGTTATTTGCACTAATCGCATGCGAAATATTATTAGGACTATGGCTACAGAGTCGAACTAATTTAAATTTTGAAGGGACCCTTATAGTTCTCAGCTTGATCAATATCACCATTGCTGGAGCTTGCTTGAGACTTGGTGGTCATCTTGCAAAAGGTCCTTATCTCCCGGAAACACTTGAAGGAATCACAAAGACAACCAAAGCAGTTTTTGGTAAGCCTTAA